A region of Paenibacillus sp. JNUCC-31 DNA encodes the following proteins:
- the kdpB gene encoding potassium-transporting ATPase subunit KdpB, producing the protein MIRTQGKGTRGMGTDPGTPKRTKTLSRDILLQASLDAFKKLNPIIMIKNPVMFIVEVGTLITLLLCINPDLFVASEAGRGYNITVFLILLFTLLFANFAEALAEGRGKAQADTLRKTKSDTTANLVQKDGTIKQVSSTQLKKGDIVRVEAGELIPTDGEIIEGLASIDESAITGESAPVIKEAGGDFSSVTGGTRVTSDYIVMRVQTDPGESFLDRMISLVEGAQRQKTPNEIALTTLLAVLTLIFLIVIMTMVPMANYLGIRLDLATLIALLVCLIPTTIGGLLSAIGIAGMDRVTQFNVLAMSGKAVEAAGDIDTLILDKTGTITYGNRMASEFIPVQGVSAQEMTRAALQASVVDETPEGRSVVELAGKQGENWAQTEYADAEHVNFTAETRMSGLNLSGGKQIRKGAVDAIKRHISSRGGRIPGDLDDIANRIAKAGGTPLAVAIDDQIYGVIYLKDTVKPGLKEKFAEMRSMGIKTIMCTGDNPLTAATIALEAGVDDFIAEAKPEDKITAIKKEQQEGKLVAMTGDGTNDAPALAQADVGLAMNSGTMAAKEAANMIDLDSDPTKLLSVVSIGKQLLITRGALTTFSISNDIAKYFAIIPAMFILAMPQLQALNIMNLASPQSAILSALIFNAIIIPLLIPIAMRGVKYRAMSAARLLGRNVFIYGVGGVIVPFIGIKLIDLVLSGLHLV; encoded by the coding sequence ATGATCAGAACTCAGGGAAAAGGAACGAGAGGTATGGGTACGGACCCCGGAACACCCAAAAGAACCAAAACATTAAGTCGTGACATTCTGCTCCAAGCATCTCTGGATGCCTTCAAGAAGTTGAACCCGATCATCATGATCAAAAATCCCGTGATGTTTATCGTCGAAGTCGGCACACTCATCACCTTGTTGTTATGTATCAATCCAGATCTGTTTGTTGCATCCGAGGCGGGGCGGGGGTACAACATCACAGTGTTTCTCATCCTGTTGTTCACATTGCTGTTTGCCAACTTTGCTGAAGCACTGGCAGAGGGGCGGGGCAAAGCTCAGGCTGACACATTACGCAAGACGAAATCGGACACAACGGCGAATCTGGTACAGAAAGACGGAACCATCAAGCAAGTGTCTTCGACCCAGTTGAAAAAAGGAGATATCGTCCGTGTAGAAGCAGGCGAACTGATTCCCACGGACGGTGAGATTATTGAAGGGCTGGCCTCTATCGACGAGTCTGCCATTACCGGGGAATCGGCTCCTGTAATCAAGGAGGCGGGCGGTGACTTTTCCTCCGTTACGGGAGGCACACGGGTTACTTCCGACTATATCGTGATGCGTGTGCAGACCGACCCGGGGGAGTCGTTCCTCGACCGAATGATCTCACTCGTTGAAGGTGCACAGCGCCAGAAAACGCCGAATGAAATTGCGCTGACAACACTGCTCGCCGTGTTGACGCTAATATTCCTGATCGTCATCATGACCATGGTGCCCATGGCGAACTATTTGGGAATCCGGCTTGATCTGGCTACACTTATCGCCTTGCTTGTCTGTCTGATTCCGACAACGATCGGCGGTCTGTTATCTGCGATTGGTATTGCGGGTATGGACCGGGTAACGCAGTTCAACGTACTCGCCATGTCGGGTAAAGCGGTGGAAGCGGCAGGCGATATTGACACGCTCATCCTGGACAAAACCGGAACAATTACGTACGGCAACCGCATGGCCTCGGAGTTTATTCCCGTTCAGGGCGTATCTGCTCAGGAGATGACCCGGGCTGCGCTGCAAGCTTCCGTAGTCGATGAGACACCAGAGGGGCGCTCGGTCGTTGAATTGGCTGGCAAGCAGGGCGAGAACTGGGCGCAGACAGAATATGCAGATGCAGAACATGTGAACTTCACCGCAGAGACCCGCATGTCGGGCCTGAATCTAAGCGGTGGGAAGCAGATTCGCAAAGGTGCGGTGGATGCGATCAAACGCCATATTTCCTCCCGTGGCGGGCGGATACCGGGCGATTTGGACGATATAGCCAACCGAATTGCGAAGGCTGGGGGTACACCGCTTGCTGTTGCGATTGATGACCAGATTTATGGCGTGATCTATCTGAAAGATACGGTAAAGCCGGGACTGAAAGAGAAATTCGCAGAGATGCGTTCCATGGGCATCAAGACGATCATGTGTACAGGGGATAATCCCTTGACGGCGGCGACCATTGCGCTGGAAGCGGGCGTGGATGATTTTATTGCCGAAGCCAAACCGGAAGACAAAATTACCGCGATCAAAAAAGAGCAGCAGGAGGGCAAGCTCGTCGCCATGACCGGCGACGGCACCAACGATGCTCCTGCTCTGGCGCAGGCCGATGTGGGCCTGGCGATGAATTCGGGCACCATGGCGGCCAAGGAAGCGGCCAACATGATCGATCTGGACTCTGACCCGACCAAGTTGTTGTCGGTGGTCTCCATTGGCAAGCAGCTGCTCATTACCCGCGGAGCACTGACAACTTTTTCGATATCCAATGATATAGCCAAGTATTTCGCCATTATTCCGGCCATGTTTATTCTTGCTATGCCGCAGCTCCAGGCACTGAATATTATGAATCTCGCTTCACCGCAGTCCGCGATTCTGTCAGCGTTGATCTTTAATGCCATTATTATCCCTTTGCTCATCCCAATTGCCATGAGGGGGGTGAAGTATCGGGCCATGTCCGCGGCGCGGCTGCTTGGACGGAATGTGTTCATTTATGGTGTGGGCGGTGTAATCGTACCTTTTATCGGGATTAAGCTGATTGATCTGGTGCTGTCGGGACTTCATCTGGTGTGA
- the kdpC gene encoding potassium-transporting ATPase subunit KdpC, with protein sequence MKQVLPAIRLSVVLMLICGIVYPLVTTGAAQLLFPNQANGSLITANGKTIGSSLLAQEVKSPGLFQPRVSNANYDGTASAGSNRAVASEAYIVEMKEKVAQFKKENPGLQQIPADLVTGSGSGLDPDLSPEAAKAQIPRISQATGLGEQELVKIVEEHTQGRSLGLFGEPHVNVTALNLAVTAELK encoded by the coding sequence ATGAAACAGGTACTGCCCGCCATTCGGCTGTCTGTCGTGCTTATGCTGATTTGCGGTATTGTCTACCCGCTGGTTACAACCGGAGCGGCGCAGCTGCTCTTCCCGAATCAGGCTAACGGCAGTCTGATTACAGCCAACGGAAAAACCATCGGTTCGTCGCTGCTGGCGCAGGAAGTAAAGTCGCCGGGGCTGTTCCAGCCCCGGGTTTCGAACGCCAACTATGATGGAACCGCATCGGCAGGTTCCAATCGTGCCGTCGCCTCGGAGGCGTATATTGTTGAAATGAAGGAAAAGGTGGCTCAATTCAAGAAAGAGAATCCGGGATTGCAGCAAATTCCTGCTGATCTTGTGACGGGTTCTGGTTCCGGTCTTGATCCCGACCTTTCGCCCGAAGCGGCAAAAGCACAGATTCCGCGGATTAGCCAGGCAACGGGCCTTGGGGAGCAAGAGCTTGTCAAGATCGTGGAGGAACATACACAAGGGCGATCGTTGGGCCTATTCGGTGAGCCACATGTGAATGTGACTGCTCTGAATTTGGCGGTGACGGCTGAACTGAAATAA
- a CDS encoding histidine kinase: MEDFKRKSPEDILKMITKLQQGTLKIYIGPVSGSGKTYHMLREGNTLRQQGIDVVICAVSTMRRPETVEQLGELERIPSIHWSHLKDGMEMKDLNLDALLARNPEVVLVDGLAHRNRKGARHATRLEDIQYLLRHNISVITTVNVYELEGYTELARKLTGIAAEHTVPADTLELADEVKLIDVTPETVLSRLAEGHLRGYEGEAVFRHGNLGILRELALRLVAEGVNESLREHREEMGITVTTGIMERILVSTQYHWNGSIYIRRGQQIAKRLNGNLHAITFRNMKQPLTKEATVFRRNMIKLVEKFGGQFEELPVLHRRNIPTTLARYAVQHQITRIVMGHSRHSRWQELWRGSFVNSLLRSVRGVDLFLLADRAQHEGERVLPTRLTDTETPTYRRLSEQEMKAQIGQIRRGKFKVYIGAAPGVGKTYMMLREGNDLLRKGIDVRIGLLETHNRTETVEQIGQLSIIPRDQRVYQGVQLEEMDTEAILRLCPEVVLVDELAHTNVPGSTQQKRYEDVQILLDAGISVITTVNVQHLESLNDAVEHITGIRVRETVPDQVLQMADEVQLIDVAPQALRQRMREGKIYAAAKVEQALGHFFRIGNLIALRELALRELADDVDERLESQDHKSALRGPWRRQEAVFVCVSSDGHAERLIRRGFRTAYRLKAVWHVHHVHVGMVMNDEVKSQLEELEQLTVRLGGKFHIHHSQRLRDVPGILAGKASEEKATQLVVGQAKRVWWLNGYRGKGTVVSRLVRLSRHMDVLIVADYDYDLSGM, encoded by the coding sequence ATGGAAGACTTCAAGCGGAAGTCCCCGGAAGACATCTTGAAGATGATCACGAAGCTGCAGCAGGGCACCTTGAAGATTTATATCGGTCCGGTCAGTGGTTCGGGCAAAACGTATCATATGCTCAGGGAAGGAAACACCTTGCGCCAGCAGGGGATCGATGTGGTCATCTGCGCTGTGTCGACCATGCGAAGACCGGAGACCGTAGAGCAGCTCGGCGAGTTGGAGCGGATTCCAAGCATTCATTGGTCTCACTTGAAGGATGGTATGGAGATGAAGGATCTGAATCTGGATGCCCTGCTGGCACGTAATCCGGAGGTTGTGCTCGTTGACGGACTTGCTCATCGAAACCGGAAAGGGGCTCGTCATGCAACCCGGCTGGAAGACATTCAGTATTTGCTCAGGCACAACATCAGCGTCATCACAACAGTGAATGTATATGAGCTGGAGGGATATACGGAGCTTGCACGCAAGCTTACGGGAATTGCAGCAGAGCATACCGTGCCTGCCGATACCCTTGAATTGGCCGATGAGGTGAAGCTGATCGATGTGACCCCGGAAACGGTTTTAAGCCGCCTCGCGGAGGGGCATCTTCGGGGATATGAGGGTGAAGCAGTGTTTCGGCATGGCAATTTGGGCATTTTGCGCGAACTGGCTCTCCGGCTTGTGGCCGAAGGGGTTAACGAATCGCTGCGTGAGCACCGGGAAGAGATGGGGATTACGGTTACGACAGGCATCATGGAACGCATTTTGGTGTCCACCCAATATCACTGGAACGGGTCCATCTATATTCGGCGGGGACAGCAGATTGCGAAGAGATTAAACGGGAATCTGCATGCCATAACCTTTCGCAATATGAAGCAGCCGCTAACCAAGGAAGCTACCGTTTTTCGTCGCAATATGATCAAACTGGTGGAGAAATTCGGGGGGCAGTTTGAGGAATTGCCTGTGTTGCACCGCCGTAACATTCCAACCACACTTGCACGATATGCAGTCCAGCATCAGATTACCCGCATCGTTATGGGGCATTCACGGCATAGTCGCTGGCAGGAGCTGTGGCGGGGATCATTCGTTAATTCCTTGCTGCGAAGCGTGCGGGGCGTGGATCTGTTTCTGCTGGCGGATCGGGCACAGCATGAGGGCGAGCGGGTGCTTCCGACCCGATTGACGGATACAGAGACTCCAACCTATCGCAGGTTAAGCGAGCAGGAAATGAAGGCACAGATTGGTCAGATTCGGCGTGGCAAGTTCAAGGTATACATCGGCGCTGCGCCAGGTGTGGGAAAAACCTATATGATGCTCCGGGAAGGCAATGATCTGCTTCGCAAGGGCATCGACGTACGGATTGGTCTGCTGGAGACACATAATCGGACGGAGACGGTGGAGCAGATCGGCCAATTATCCATTATTCCACGGGATCAGCGGGTATACCAGGGGGTACAGCTTGAGGAAATGGACACTGAAGCAATTCTTCGTCTATGTCCTGAAGTCGTATTGGTGGATGAGCTTGCGCATACGAATGTTCCAGGAAGCACGCAGCAAAAACGGTATGAAGATGTGCAAATCCTGTTGGATGCAGGCATCTCTGTCATCACCACCGTGAATGTACAGCATCTGGAAAGTCTGAACGATGCGGTGGAGCATATTACGGGAATCAGGGTCAGAGAGACGGTGCCAGATCAGGTTTTGCAGATGGCAGATGAGGTCCAGCTTATCGACGTGGCCCCCCAAGCCTTGCGACAACGCATGAGGGAGGGTAAAATCTATGCAGCAGCCAAGGTGGAACAGGCGCTCGGTCATTTCTTTCGCATTGGCAACCTGATTGCCTTACGGGAACTAGCCCTGCGCGAATTGGCCGATGATGTGGATGAACGCCTGGAATCACAGGACCACAAAAGTGCACTTCGTGGTCCCTGGCGCAGACAGGAAGCGGTCTTTGTCTGCGTAAGCAGTGATGGACATGCGGAACGGCTGATCCGCCGCGGATTCCGCACAGCCTATCGGTTAAAGGCGGTTTGGCATGTGCACCATGTTCATGTAGGCATGGTCATGAATGACGAAGTGAAAAGCCAGTTGGAGGAGCTGGAACAGCTGACCGTTCGACTGGGCGGCAAATTTCATATTCATCACAGCCAGAGGCTGAGAGATGTGCCAGGTATTTTGGCGGGAAAAGCTTCTGAAGAAAAAGCAACGCAGTTGGTGGTTGGTCAAGCGAAACGGGTCTGGTGGCTGAACGGCTATCGTGGAAAGGGAACGGTGGTCAGCAGGCTGGTGCGGTTATCCAGACATATGGACGTATTGATTGTTGCGGACTACGATTATGATCTGAGCGGGATGTGA
- a CDS encoding ATP-binding protein, with product MSERNKGEDVWLKLNRIPKYIWVTLGITLLTILLHAIGISEDLVNVGLIYLFPVLISAVYWGMGPAIYAASLSVVAFDFFFVPPYLSFTVEDLRYIFSFVVYLAVAVLTASLAGRLRQQLEVVKQREATTNSLYALSRQMTAVTDLHTLLGNIARQVSMTLGASAALYLPNVQGELQVTSSSKDSDSTAWGGGEAEVAIARWVYKHGEIAGRGSSSLRESAGLYVPLRTEDQIHGVLAVNLESSDLQEQREELRLLEACGGLAASAIARVKLAEEARLAQVTAESERIRTALLDSVSHELRTPLTAIIGSATGLLENDSLFTPEDRKELTGNIRDGALRMNRLVTNLLGMVKLESGMLQLRRKWCDVGDMIGIVLTQVQQFIQHRHIRVELPDQPPFVSGDEVLLEQVLVNVISNAIKYSPEDSEIVIMVKVDEPHGRMTIAVADSGVGIPEEDRERVFEKFYRSESSRHVTGTGLGLAICRGIVEVHGGTITAEPNPGGGTRVCICLPTEEPEASFPYVGQGEEE from the coding sequence GTGTCTGAACGGAATAAAGGGGAAGATGTCTGGCTGAAGCTAAACCGTATTCCCAAATATATATGGGTAACCCTTGGCATCACATTGCTAACCATTCTGCTCCATGCGATAGGTATTAGCGAAGACCTGGTTAACGTGGGGCTAATTTATCTTTTTCCGGTATTGATCAGCGCGGTATACTGGGGAATGGGTCCGGCCATATATGCAGCAAGCCTTAGCGTTGTTGCCTTTGATTTCTTTTTTGTTCCGCCGTATCTTAGTTTTACGGTTGAAGATTTAAGATATATTTTCTCTTTTGTTGTGTATTTGGCGGTGGCGGTGTTAACGGCGAGTCTGGCAGGGCGTCTGCGGCAGCAGTTGGAGGTCGTGAAGCAGCGCGAGGCTACGACGAATTCGCTGTATGCTTTAAGTCGTCAGATGACGGCTGTTACAGATTTGCATACCCTGCTTGGCAACATTGCGAGACAAGTGTCAATGACGCTTGGGGCTTCGGCGGCATTATATCTGCCAAATGTTCAAGGAGAACTCCAGGTTACTTCCTCTTCGAAGGATTCGGATTCAACAGCCTGGGGGGGAGGAGAAGCCGAAGTTGCTATTGCCAGATGGGTATATAAACATGGCGAAATCGCCGGACGCGGGTCATCGAGCCTGCGGGAATCGGCGGGTCTGTATGTGCCGCTGCGTACAGAGGATCAGATTCATGGGGTGCTCGCCGTGAATCTGGAATCCAGCGATCTTCAGGAGCAGCGGGAAGAGCTGCGTTTGCTGGAAGCGTGTGGCGGGCTGGCAGCGAGCGCCATTGCCCGTGTCAAGCTGGCTGAAGAAGCGAGACTTGCTCAGGTGACGGCTGAATCGGAACGAATTCGCACCGCTTTGTTGGACTCGGTGTCCCATGAGCTGCGCACACCCCTTACAGCTATCATTGGTTCAGCGACAGGCCTGTTGGAGAATGACTCTCTTTTTACCCCGGAGGATCGAAAAGAACTGACAGGCAATATTCGAGATGGAGCTCTGCGTATGAACAGGCTTGTAACCAATTTGCTGGGCATGGTGAAGCTGGAGAGCGGCATGTTGCAGTTGCGTAGAAAATGGTGCGATGTAGGGGATATGATCGGCATTGTGTTAACCCAGGTTCAGCAATTTATTCAGCACCGCCATATTCGGGTGGAATTGCCCGATCAGCCACCGTTTGTATCTGGGGATGAGGTTTTGCTGGAGCAGGTTCTGGTCAATGTGATCAGCAATGCCATTAAGTATTCACCAGAAGACAGTGAAATCGTCATTATGGTGAAGGTGGATGAGCCGCATGGACGAATGACCATTGCGGTGGCTGATTCGGGTGTAGGGATTCCGGAAGAAGACCGCGAACGGGTATTTGAGAAATTTTATCGATCCGAATCGTCAAGGCATGTGACAGGTACGGGACTCGGGCTTGCCATCTGTAGGGGAATCGTCGAAGTTCACGGAGGTACGATTACCGCAGAACCGAATCCAGGTGGCGGGACACGGGTATGCATCTGTTTGCCCACAGAGGAACCCGAAGCATCATTCCCGTATGTGGGACAAGGAGAGGAAGAATGA
- a CDS encoding response regulator translates to MTSPQGARILVVDDEPQIRKLLKVTLQAHQFEIYECADGEEAVVQASIVHPDLIVLDLGLPGMSGMDVLQRIREWSHVPVIVLTAKDREEDKIAVLDGGADDYVTKPFGMGELVARIRVALRHVAKTTDEPVLRFGPLTIDLAQRQVDLDGSPVKLTPTEYEMLKVLATHAGKIITQRQLLQQVWGGHHHESDSHYLRVYVGHLRKKLQEDPTRPRFIQTEPGIGYRFLLQD, encoded by the coding sequence ATGACGTCACCGCAAGGCGCGCGCATATTGGTTGTGGATGATGAACCACAAATCCGCAAACTGCTGAAAGTTACGCTTCAGGCGCACCAATTTGAGATTTACGAATGTGCAGACGGCGAAGAAGCGGTCGTCCAGGCGAGCATTGTGCATCCAGATCTGATTGTGCTTGATCTGGGTTTGCCCGGCATGTCCGGAATGGATGTTCTTCAGAGAATCCGGGAATGGTCGCATGTACCGGTCATTGTGCTGACTGCAAAGGATCGCGAAGAGGATAAAATCGCTGTACTCGACGGCGGGGCAGATGATTATGTCACCAAACCGTTTGGCATGGGAGAACTGGTGGCCCGTATCCGGGTTGCCCTTCGTCATGTAGCTAAGACAACGGATGAGCCTGTTTTGCGCTTTGGTCCGCTTACCATTGATCTGGCCCAGAGACAGGTCGATTTGGATGGATCACCCGTGAAATTAACGCCAACCGAGTATGAAATGCTGAAGGTACTCGCAACCCATGCAGGCAAAATTATTACCCAACGCCAGCTGCTGCAACAAGTGTGGGGAGGGCATCATCATGAATCGGATAGCCATTATTTGCGGGTATATGTGGGCCATCTGCGCAAAAAGTTGCAGGAAGATCCCACGCGTCCACGTTTTATTCAGACCGAGCCGGGAATCGGCTATCGCTTTCTGCTTCAGGATTAG
- a CDS encoding alpha-glucosidase/alpha-galactosidase: MNKITFLGAGSTVFVKNVLGDVMMTEALQDFELALFDIDAERLNDSERLLTSMARSLGSGCAIKAYTDRKEALRGAKYVINAIQVGGYDPCTITDFEIPKKYGLRQTIADTLGIGGIFRNLRTIPVMLDFARDMQEVCPDAWFLNYTNPMAVLTNVMNVHGGIKTVGLCHSVQVCVPHLFDALGMDQTGVVAKVAGINHMAWLLEVTRDGQDLYPEIKRLAKEKQKEQHGDMVRYELMQRFGYYVTESSEHNAEYHPYFIKRNYPELIERFNIPLDEYPRRCVNQIEGWKEMREKLLSSENIEHTRSREYASHIMEAMETDRPYKIGGNVMNNGLITNLPREACVEVPCLVDGSGISPTYIGDLPPQLAALNRTNINTQLLTIEAAITGKREHIYHAAMLDPHTAAELSIDDIVAMCDELIEAHGDWLPKYTS, from the coding sequence ATGAACAAAATTACGTTCCTCGGTGCGGGAAGCACCGTTTTTGTCAAAAATGTATTGGGTGACGTCATGATGACCGAAGCACTTCAGGATTTTGAGCTGGCGTTGTTCGATATTGATGCCGAGCGTCTAAACGACTCAGAGCGTTTGCTTACCAGTATGGCCCGTTCGCTCGGAAGCGGTTGTGCCATCAAAGCCTATACCGATCGCAAGGAAGCACTTCGCGGAGCCAAATATGTAATCAATGCTATTCAAGTAGGCGGTTATGATCCATGTACCATTACCGATTTTGAAATTCCGAAGAAATATGGATTGCGTCAGACGATTGCCGATACGCTCGGGATTGGTGGGATTTTCCGTAACTTGCGGACGATTCCGGTAATGCTTGATTTTGCACGGGATATGCAGGAAGTGTGCCCTGATGCGTGGTTCCTGAACTATACCAACCCAATGGCGGTACTGACCAATGTCATGAACGTGCATGGCGGAATCAAAACCGTAGGTCTGTGTCACAGTGTACAGGTGTGTGTGCCGCATCTGTTTGATGCACTGGGGATGGATCAGACGGGTGTGGTCGCGAAGGTTGCGGGTATCAACCATATGGCCTGGCTGCTGGAAGTAACTCGGGATGGTCAGGATCTGTATCCGGAGATTAAACGACTGGCGAAGGAAAAGCAGAAGGAGCAGCATGGCGACATGGTACGTTATGAGCTGATGCAGCGCTTTGGATACTATGTTACCGAGTCCTCTGAGCATAATGCCGAGTACCATCCTTATTTTATCAAACGAAACTACCCCGAGCTGATCGAACGCTTCAACATTCCGCTGGATGAGTATCCGCGCCGCTGCGTGAACCAGATTGAAGGCTGGAAAGAAATGCGTGAGAAGCTGTTATCCAGCGAAAATATTGAACATACGCGCAGCCGGGAATACGCTTCGCATATTATGGAGGCCATGGAGACGGATCGCCCTTACAAAATCGGCGGCAATGTCATGAATAACGGACTGATCACCAACCTGCCTCGTGAAGCCTGTGTAGAGGTACCTTGTCTTGTTGACGGGTCAGGCATCAGCCCGACGTATATCGGGGACCTGCCTCCACAACTTGCGGCATTGAACCGTACGAATATTAACACCCAACTGTTGACCATTGAAGCAGCAATTACGGGCAAAAGAGAGCACATCTATCATGCAGCGATGCTTGACCCGCACACAGCTGCTGAGCTGTCCATCGATGATATCGTGGCGATGTGTGATGAACTGATTGAAGCTCATGGGGACTGGCTGCCGAAGTATACGTCATAG
- a CDS encoding AraC family transcriptional regulator, whose amino-acid sequence MLKLIETNVVPMDLKQMELVLLFFGWQACDPSHYWGPGVRDAYIVHYIHEGQGTVFMADQHYELTQGQGFVILPDTLIHYEADAKEPWTYSWFGFKGVHAKAFMQRAHISPGHPVFDARDSDTFDRLYTEMVQSSKHNGGDVFNQSLLYRLIAELIASSPAGEQVQRPLSTKEEYIRQAVQFIENRYSQRTSILDIARAVGLDRTYLSGLFKERYGKSLQAFFLEYRMNRAAELLQHSALSISEVAHSVGYTDPLLFSKMFKRVTGVSPKGSRSIEQGG is encoded by the coding sequence ATGTTGAAACTAATCGAAACAAATGTGGTTCCGATGGATTTGAAGCAGATGGAATTGGTACTGTTATTTTTCGGTTGGCAGGCATGTGATCCGTCGCATTATTGGGGGCCGGGTGTTCGGGATGCCTATATTGTTCATTACATTCATGAAGGACAGGGCACTGTGTTTATGGCCGATCAGCATTACGAGCTTACACAGGGCCAGGGCTTTGTGATTCTTCCGGACACGCTTATTCATTATGAAGCCGATGCGAAGGAACCATGGACATATTCCTGGTTCGGGTTCAAAGGTGTTCATGCCAAGGCGTTCATGCAGCGGGCTCACATCAGTCCGGGACATCCTGTATTTGATGCCAGAGATTCGGACACATTCGACCGTTTGTATACCGAGATGGTTCAATCATCCAAACACAATGGAGGAGATGTGTTCAACCAGAGCTTGCTGTACCGATTGATCGCGGAGCTGATTGCATCTTCTCCTGCGGGAGAGCAGGTACAACGGCCTCTGTCGACCAAAGAGGAATACATCAGGCAGGCGGTTCAATTTATAGAGAACAGGTATAGTCAGAGGACTTCTATCCTTGATATTGCCCGAGCTGTAGGTCTGGATCGTACCTATCTGTCAGGACTTTTCAAGGAGAGGTACGGCAAGTCTTTACAGGCTTTCTTTCTTGAGTACCGGATGAATCGTGCAGCTGAACTGCTGCAGCATTCGGCCCTATCGATCAGCGAAGTGGCCCACTCTGTGGGATACACAGATCCGTTACTGTTTTCCAAGATGTTTAAGCGAGTGACGGGTGTGTCCCCGAAAGGATCGAGAAGTATCGAACAGGGAGGATAG